A genomic stretch from Schistosoma haematobium chromosome 2, whole genome shotgun sequence includes:
- the INPP5E gene encoding inositol polyphosphate 5-phosphatase (EggNog:ENOG410V814~COG:I): MDRQESSSKPSSSLRTELDVPSADTCSTVSCGYNLRPSGSVSSIASSFTATKSELVTKNYLVGSIAGGAGSLLGIRELNKIIPGSNIDIQVVTWNMLSMKSQFYPEDLSDLFFSGSSEEAASIYAICIQECSSDKNELLVRLQAAIGIKHVLFTYATHGTLALVIFLNRDLIWYTSVPQSVGVTTSAAVRTKGAVAICFILFGTSILFLSAHFKANHTNFERRVQDYLQVVNNINLPKVGFNKGYKYEESNPLDRFDVVFWAGDLNFRIQRPRHIVENIIKGKYKHRTFEELLSVDELLNAQSQGIIFQNFDEGRIRFPPTYKFDLNSDAYDSSEKQRVPSYTDRILFMSKKKDNLICLDYNSINTIRSSDHRPVFALFSLVLRPGSDNIALAAGAFNREIYIAGNQRRALRLDKLKSRKSTIHARVCTIQ; the protein is encoded by the exons ATGGATAGACAGGAATCTTCTTCGAAACCGTCTTCAAGTCTCAGGACTGAACTAGATGTTCCCTCGGCAGATACTTGTTCGACTGTTTCCTGTGGATATAACCTGCGGCCATCAGGAAGTGTATCGTCGATTGCCTCATCATTCACTGCAACTAAAAGTGAGTTGGTGACTAA AAACTACTTAGTCGGGAGTATAGCTGGAGGTGCTGGCTCTTTATTGGGAATAAGGGAACTAAACAAGATAATTCCAGGTAGTAACATAGATATCCAAGTTGTTACGTGGAATATGTTATCCATGAAGTCTCAG TTTTATCCGGAAGATTTAAGTGATCTTTTCTTCAGTGGGTCTTCCGAGGAAGCTGCAAGCATTTATGCCATTTGTATACAAGAATGTTCTTCCGACAA AAATGAACTTCTTGTGAGATTGCAAGCTGCTATTGGCATAAAACATGTTCTGTTTACATATGCGACCCATGGGACATTGGCTTTAGTGATATTTCTAAATCGCGATCTTATATGGTATACTTCGG TGCCTCAGTCAGTTGGAGTCACAACTTCAGCTGCCGTACGAACTAAAGGAGCTGTAGCTATTTGCTTTATACTTTTTGGTACATCGATTTTATTCCTCTCAGCTCATTTTAAAG CTAACCATACAAATTTTGAACGGAGAGTTCAAGATTATTTACAAGTAGTGAATAATATTAATCTACCAAAAGTTGGTTTTAACAAAGGATATAAATACGAAG AATCCAACCCATTGGATCGGTTCGATGTTGTCTTCTGGGCAGGAGATTTAAATTTTCGAATACAACGACCAAGACATATTGTCGAAAACATAATTAAAGGAAAATATAAGCATAGAACATTTGAAGAACTTTTGTCGGTTGATGAATTACTCAATGCACAGTCACAAG GTATCATCTTTCAGAATTTTGACGAAGGCCGTATTCGCTTCCCTCCAACTTACAAATTTGATCTCAATTCAGATGCTTACGATTCATCAGAAAAACAACGCGTTCCATCATATACA GACAGAATATTGTTCATGTCAAAAAAGAAAGACAATTTGATCTGCTTAGATTACAACAGTATTAATACAATCCGTTCATCGGATCATAGACCTGTGTTCGCACTATTCAGTTTAGTTTTAAGACCTGGATCTGATAA CATTGCGTTAGCAGCTGGTGCATTTAATAGAGAGATATACATAGCAG GCAATCAACGTCGTGCTCTACGTTTAGATAAATTAAAATCAAGAAAAAGTACAATTCATGCTAGAGTTTGTACTATTCAGTGA
- the ALG13 gene encoding N-acetylglucosaminyldiphosphodolichol N-acetylglucosaminyltransferase catalytic subunit alg13 (EggNog:ENOG410VETR~COG:G), translating to MAVVFVTVGTTSFDGLINEVNKVEFHEGLSRLGYKDLIIQYGSGSITPRIPEDICAENTEHLSTTPFLRMKSFRYKDSLVDEFKSASLVISHGGAGTCIQALTPFGSRRLIVVVNETLMDNHQEELALALLQGKHALVCTPASLNHLIWTGDESTYSSQFLCNKDMPLAEIKRLLGPEIPPEQAGFVGFTRGSPEKLLPYIEERLSTFS from the exons ATGGCCGTTGTATTCGTTACTGTTGGCACGACTTCATTTGATGGGCTGATTAATGAGGTCAATAAAGTCGAATTCCATGAAGGTCTTTCAAGATTGGGATATAAAGATCTGATCATACAATATGGAAGTGGATCTATCACACCCCGTATTCCGGAAGACATTTGTGCCGAAAATACTGAACATTTGTCTACAACTCCCTTCTTACGCATGAAATCCTTTCGATACAAAGATTCCCTTGTTGATGAGTTTAAAAGTGCATCATTAGTTATTAGTCATGGCGGTGCAGGCACTTGTATCCAGGCTCTTACTCCATTTGGAAGTCGCCGACTAATCGTCGTTGTAAATGAAACGTTGATGGATAATCATCAGGAGGAACTTGCACTTGCTCTCTTGCAAGGAAAACATGCTCTCGTTTGTACTCCTGCAtcacttaaccatttgatatgGACAGGTGATGAGTCCACTTATTCTTCTCAGTTTTTATGCAATAAG GATATGCCGTTGGCTGAAATTAAGAGGTTATTGGGTCCTGAAATTCCACCAGAGCAAGCTGGCTTTGTTGGGTTTACTCGTGGTTCTCCAGAAAAACTGTTGCCATACATTGAAGAACGCTTATCGACTTTTTCCTGA